CAAAGTAGTATAAGGAGGATTGTAAGAAGCCCTGAGACCATGCTTGCCCAGCACCCGCATTTGGATCCCAGTGACCAAAAATATATTTTCTGGCGAGATTTACGCTTTCACGCATATCGCTTACGAAATCTATTTCACCTCTATATTCCTCATTAAATCCTATTTTTATAATATTATTGCTGATAATAACGTAATTCTCATTTCTCCTGGTTATTTCAATCATGCCAGTCTCAGGAGGTATTTGACCCTGCTCACCTAATTTAATTGTATAAGTCTTTTTGCCCGTAGGCGCCATTGTAGCCATAAACGTTATTGTCGCAGTTTTAATGTAGCCGCTTTCATAGCGAACTATTCCCCATATTTGGCAGGGTACTGAATTTTCTCCCTCATAAACCGCTATTTTTGGCTCGGAGAGCTCACCATCTGCGAAAAACATGTTAAAGTGAACCATGTCATTCCATTCCTCATTCCTATTATTCTGTAAGTTGAGACGAATCTGCGTAAATTCTGGAGCCTGCTTATTAAACTCTACTGTTCCACCACTAGTTTCTACCGTTATCTTATATTCTCTTCCATTCCACGGGTAATAAACATTTAGTACTCCACTACTTTTGGGAATGATCAGCAGATTTCTGGGAGCCCACATATTCCATACTTCATCATTAATCATAACCCTATTTACCGTAATGTTATTGTCGCCTAAATTTCTCAACTCAATTTTTATTACTCTGTTAAGGGAAAATAGATGCGCATCGATAGAAAACTCTATGCTTGCCACTTCAATAGGGCTACCGCTCTGTTGAAACAGAAGGAAGTAAGCAAGTGAACCAGCAATAACTACGATAATAGATATGGGAATAATCAAGCGTTTAATTAGAGAGCTCAAGATTATCCCCCAGACAATTAGGCTTTCTCACTACAAAAATAATTAAAAATAGTGATTTAAATTTTCTCAATATATTTTAATTAAAGGGATTTTTAGACCATCAAAGTTTAAAACTAAATCTTATGAAAGATTGGAACATTTAGTCTCTAATTACCAAAATACTAGGAGGGATTTAATTAAAAATTTAGTGGGCCGGGCCGGATTCGAACCGGCGATCTTCGCCGCTCTCAATCATTTGGGGATGATTTTGTTTGTGAGGGCGACGTCCTAACCGAGCTAGACTACCGGCCCATTCAATCTTTAGAAGACTGTTTTCTCCTTATATTCTTTTAGATTAATTGCACGGAGGATGTTTTAAATGCTATGAAGACTTTAACTTTCTTCCATTTTAGCTTCAACTTTAACCTTAATTATGTGCCTAAGATCCGATATTTTGGGGTGATTTTGTCCTCAAACACATTTCTGGCGCTCAATAGGTGAAATGAATGGACCCTTCGCTGTAAACCTATAATATACTGGTATTAGCATTTATGCTTAAGTTCCTCTATGTTCTCCCTTATCTTCTCTAATGCAGCCACTATATCCTCCATATCCTCTTTTGTTCCTAGAAGAACGTAGTGTGGAAGCCATAAACCCTCATAATAGCATGCTCTCTCGGTCACTGGCATTTTAATGCTGGAGTAATCGATTTGTTTAGCATAGTATGGACATGAGAGCGGACACATCTTAAAATATTCTAGGTAAGATTCTTTATAGAGCGGCTTAGAATATCCCACGCTTACAGGTATGCCCTCAGCTTGCAGGGCTTTGGCAATAACTGCCTTAGATACCCTGCCGAAAGCTTCCGGCTTAATTTTGAATATGTATAGGTGGTATGCATGTCTTGTTACTCTTTCATCATCTTTAAGCGGCTTTACACCGTCTATTTTCCGGAACTTACCATTTAAGTAGCGGGCATTTTCCATTCGCTTATTAATTTGCTCATCAATTCTCTCCATTTGAGCCAATAATATCGCGGCTTGAAACTCCGTCATGCGGTAATTTGCTCCAGGAAGGTAATGCTCATGTGGTGCCTCTTGTGGTAACCTGCCACAATTATGTAGAGCCCATGCCATAATATATAAACTCTCGTCGTTTGTGACTATTATTCCACCTTCGCCGCTAGTAATGTTTTTGCTTGATTGAAAACTAAATGCTCCCATATTACCTATTGCGCCAACCCTTCTACCCTTCCATTCCGCGCCCCAGGCTTGACATGCATCTTCAATAATATATAGGTTATTTTTTCTTGCTATAGACAATAATGCATCCATGTCTGCGGGTCTGCCACCAATATGAACTGGCATAATAGCTTTAGTTTTATCTGATATTACCGATTCAACACTTTTAGGGTCAATAGTATATGTTTCCGGGTCTATATCGGCGAATACTGGAATAGCGTTTACATATAGGACCGTTAAGGGCGTAGCCATAAAGGTATATGAAGGAACTATAACTTCATCACCGCATCCTATTCCAAGAGACCTTAATGATATTTCTAAAGCTGCGGTTCCACTTGTAACTGCAACCCCATACTTGGCATGCTGATAAGCTGCAAATTTTTCTTCAAACTCACTTTTTCTTGAGCCGCCTATACCCCAAAAACCACTCTCTAAAACTTCTTTTAGAGCCTTCATCTCCCTCTCATCAAATATAGGCCACTTTGGGAAAGGTTTCTTTCTGACGGGTTCCCCTCCATTCAGAGCAAGCTTAGCCAAGTCTCATCCCTTCTACTTGAAAAATTCGCAGTCTCATATTTATTGTTAGAGATATCCCTTTATCACAAGAAATAAATTATTATAAATTACTGTAATTTTGGTGATTGAATGATCGAAAAAATAGTTGAAGCTCTTGAAGGTTGCGAGATGATTGATTTGTCCGAGGAAGTTCAACCGAATATCTTAAAGGTTAATGGACGATATTTGCGTGGAAATCAGACTAGAAAATTCTATCTACAGCAATTTATAAATGCTGATGATGGAACATATATGCACTTCATCGAATCTGAATCGCATATTGGCACGCATGTTGAAGGTCCATCACATTTGCGGGATGATCTTAAATCGCTTATAGAGATTCCTCTTGAAAAATTTATTGGTGAAGCAGTTGTCTTGAAATTTGAAGCGGAGACTCTCATAAAGCCTGAGCATCTTAACAAAGTTAGGGAAAATGATATTGTACTTCTCTGGAGCGCTGGTGGAGCATACATAACTCCTAAGGCGGCAGAGTATCTTGTAAATAAACGGATTAAGATGCTCGGTATTCAAGGGATCAAGCTAGAGGATCCTAAGGTGGGAAGAAAATTAATAACTCATAAACTTCTCTTGGAGAATGATATACCAATAATTGAAGGGCTAACTAATCTAGACAAGATTAGGCATGAACGTATATTCTTTATCGGGTTGCCATTAAGAATATCTTGTCTGGATTCCTCATGGATAAGAGCTATAGCGCTTGAGCCCAAAATTTAATCGGGATGAAGCCCAAGGATCATGTTAGAGCAAGAGCAACATTAAAACATTTCCACTCAATATTTCTCCTAAGTAGTTTACTATGAGTAAAGAGAATATTCATAGAATTGAAGCATATTGCATTAAAGTCCCGAAATATCTTGGTGAGAGAGCTATTAATGTAGCGGCTAAACTTAACCTTCTTAACAGGGACCTAAAAATATCTAGGGTGGGAGACTACCTCTTTATACCTCTCAGAGAAAAACCGACAAGAGAAAAGGTTAATGAAATTAAGCAGGAAATTCCTCAATTCGAAGTATTAGTTCATGATTTTTTGAGTCAAGAGAAAATGCCTAAAAGTATAATTGATGTTTTAGAGGATTCGTTACCTCCATACCTCTTGGCAAGTCTCCCCCGCTCAATAGACTTTATCGGCGACTTAGCTATTCTAGAGATTCCTGAAGAACTTGAAAATTATAAGAAAATAATTGGTGAAGCAGTGCTCAAAGTGTTTAAACATGTAAGATCAGTGCTTGCTAAGTCTAGCGCTGTTAAGGGTATTTATCGCACAAGAGAATATGAGGTTATAGCTGGCTCTGAAAATACTGAAACAATACATAAAGAATATGGATGTAAATACTTTCTTGATCCAAGAAAAGTCTATTTTTCGCCCAGACTGTCTTATGAACGCTATAGGGTTGCGTCACAGGTTAATGAAGGTGAGACCATTATAGATATGTTTGCAGGGGTTGGTCCCTTCTCGATCCTGATAGCTAAAACCCATAGAAATGTAAAAATTTATTCAATTGATATAAACCCTGATGCTATAGAATACTTAAAAAGGAACATTTACGTGAATGGGGTTTTTGGGAAGATTTATCCGATATTTGGCGATTCAAGGGAGATTATTCTAAATAGATTATGTGGAGTGGCTGATAGGGTCATAATGAACCTCCCAGAAAGAGCTATAGAATATATTGATGTTGCATGTGTTGCTCTTAGATCATCAGGCGGAATAATCCACTATTACGAATTTTCTAGCGGTCCATATGCTATTGAGGAAGCGAGGAAGCGACTGATAGATACAATAAGTAATGCTGGAAGGATAGTGGAAGCTATTATTTCAGAGAGAATCGTTAAGGAGGTTGCGCCATATAAATGGCAGATATCAATAGATGTAAAGGTTGTTTAAATGATAGTTTTTGTCGCAATGCTAAAAATAATTCTTGGTTAAACTCATATTGCTAATAAAAATCTTGAACTAAGTAAAAAGGGCGAGTATTAGCGACTAAAAGAGCTTGGAAAAGATACTGCTATGGGAGAGTTTATAATACTATTGATTGTTTATGGTAGTAAATAATACGAATCATAGGGTTCTCAGAAACCTAATCTATTATAAGGTCATTGTCTAAACAAGGTGTCAAGAATTGGTTTGTAAGAATATAAAATCTTGCTGATATTATTAAGGGTGTCATTTTCCAGTTTTGCAAATTTTTCTTCAACAATATTTAAGATCAGACTTGAGAGTTCCTTTGGTAAATGACTTACATAGTTTTTTAGATATTCTTTTATCTCGTTACCAAAGTCTTCACTATTCAATAATGGTATTGCACAACCAATCGGTTTAAAAAGTCCCATTATATATAAGGCTTCAAGTAAGGGATTACCCTGTGAAAGGTTCCATGAGACTAAATCATCCTCTGATATTTTCAGTAGAAATTTTACGAATGCTGCTTGATCCTCTATATATCCATGTTGACATAATAAGCGAGTCACCTCATAATCCTTAACTGCTACTGATGCCAAATAAAGAAGATCCGTAGCATATTTCTCTGAGAAATTAAATAATCTCATTAATTCAAGTAATGGTTTAGGGAAAGTAAGAAAATAATATTCTATGCTTCCATGAAGAATTGTATGTCCAACTTCATGGTGTACTCCGCCAACAATAACCAATTTGGGCAAATCCCTTAATCTATCGAGACATAAAATTATCCTAGGGATTCCTCTCCAGGCATCATGCATAGCAAAGAAAAACTCCTCAAACCCTGATGTTTTTACCCCAATCCTCTCGCGTTCCCTTGATAAAAAGGCTTCAGCAAGTGATGACTTCTCAAAAACATATAAATCAACTAAAGAAACATTGTGAGGTTTAAGTCTATTATAACATTCCTTCATAAGTTTTATAATCATGTCTAGATCGTTCTCAGAGACTTTGCCGTATTTTGAAATAACTATGCGGGTCAAATTATTGCCCACAAGATAATCGACATTAATTCATTATTAAATGTTGTTAGTGACATCTGTGCACACATCTACCAGAGCAAATTTTGGCTAGGAACTTTAGTGAACTTAAACCTAAAAAATAGATATAGTTAGGAGGGATACGTCAGCATTGATATATTGAGGGACGGTGGGATCACTCTTGTTTATGTATCATTTCTAGATATTGCTTAAGCTTATCAAATATTTCATTAGCTTTTACTTCCTCAGCGCTCTCTGGAAACATAAATTGATATTTGCCCTGCCCTATATCCCTCAAAATAAAATACTTTTTACCAAATTCAAAGTAGATGTAGTCTCTTCCAAACTCAATATCCCATTTCTTCGCTTTCTCACTCATACTTGATCCCATCGATACGATGAATTAACTAATATTAAAGGCTTTTTAAATATGAGTAGCAAATCAACAATTAAGAAATTCTCTTATTGACGTATTAGTGAAGTTAATAATCAAAGTTTTCAAAAGAGAATCGAAGATAATTGATGAAAGACTTAAACTATCCAGCCAAATTAATGGCTTAATAGGATGAATAGTTCTTTTTAAACCCTAACTTTAGGGATTAAACTAAAATCTCCTGTATAAGCAGCTTCTAAAGTTGGCTTAATTAGTCTATCAACATCTCCAGCTTCAGATCTTATGGGTATTGGCATATTTTCCAGCTTCATCTTTAATTGCGGATCTTTAGCAGCGTTTACCATGCGTTCAATATGTTTTTCTGTTACTCCAGCCTCCTTTAATGTTATTGGAAACCCTATTGCTTTAGAGAATGTTATCATTCCTTCAGCAACGGCTTCGGCAAGCTCCCTCCCTTTTAATTTTGTCTTATCTGAATCAACGTAGCCGTTCTTCGCATATATCTTGACAATCTTTTTAAGCTGATCCTGAATTACGGGCGAGAATAAAATAGTATAATAAGGGTTTAAAATAGCACATGCCCTTCCATGTGTAAGTACATCAACAAGTGAGAAGCTGCCGAGGTGCGGACCGTTAGTTCCACCTAGCATTATAGAGTATCCGCCTAAGTCTGTTCCAAGCCCAAGAGCATATCTTGCATCGAGATCTTCACCATTCCTGAGCGCTCTTGGAAGAGCCTCAATTATGAGCTTTATTCCAGTATAGGCTACCTCACTTATTTTTTCGTAATTTGCTTTTCCAGCGGCTCCCATCCAAACCTCCCAACAATGGGATACTCCATCAAGCGCCCCATCTTTTGTCAGTTCCGGAGGCATACTTTTGGTGATATCATATTGAAATATAGATGCCCTAGGTACAATTGAATCATCAACTATTAGTTTTTTCTGGCAATTTATGATGTCCGTTACATTTGAGTATTTAGTTAAGTGTGATGCCGAGCTACTAGCTGTTTGTATTGCTATTAGCGGTATCTTTTCACCGCCAGATTTAGATGAAACTAATCCTGTTCCAAAATAATCATCTATTACGCCACCATAAAGTGCTAGAATTAGCGCTGCTTTAGCACCATCAATAACACTGCCTCCCCCTATAGTAATGACGCCATTACATCTTAACTTGGTGAGCTGATATGCAAGCCTATAAACATCTTCTTTCGGCGTATTCTGACGGGCTCCATCCAAGACATCTAAAACTTCATATCCAGATCTTTCAAGAGAGTCTATAACAAAATCAACCACTCCGGTACTTCTACCAGTTTTACCGCTTATAACCGCCACCCTTCTCCCAATTCTGCTAATATATTTATTGAGTCTTTCCAATGCATTATAACCGAACGAATAATCCTCACCTTTAAACTCCCAAAGAAGTTTTTCAGTAGTTTTTCTAGCATTTTGACTCAATTCTGTTACCCCGCCATTTATAGAGTTGGGAGCGGTTTAATCTTCATTACTTCTGGATTTACTAGGTTCGGCGGTATCTTTCCCTCAAAAAATGCTATCAAATTTTCAGCGACTACCTCAGCCATTTTTGAACGTGTTTCATAGCTAGCGCTTGCAATATGCGGTGTTAAAATCACATTATCGAGTGTTAGTAATGGATTATCCACTGATATAGGCTCCTTGTCGAAAACGTCTAATGCGGCTCCAGCAAGTCTTCCCTCTTTAAGCGCCTCATAAAGAGCTTTTTCATCGATTATTGCTCCTCTAGCAGTATTTATTAAGTAAGCTGTCTTCTTGATAAGTTTCAGTTTCTCGGCATCTATCAGATGATAGGTTTCTTTAGTTAGGGGAACATGGATGCTTATAAAATCTGATTCTCTTAATAAAGTGTCTAAATCAACGAATTTTGCGCCAGTTTCTTTTTCCATTTGTGGGTTTGGAGCAATATCGTAATAAAGTATCTTCATGTTAAAGCATTTGGCTCTCCTAGCAACAGCCGAGCCTATTCTTCCAGCCCCTATTATACCTAAAGTTGCTCCATAAATATCCTTACCAAGTAGCATTTTCGGATGCCAACCAACCTTCCATTTTCCCTCTCGCACATATTTGTCTGCCTCAACAACTCGTCTGGCAATAGCCATTAGGAGAGCCCATGTGAAATCAGCGGTTGTTTCAGTTAGAACTCCGGGAGTATTAGTTACATATACGCCTCTTCTAGTGGCCTCCTCAATATCTATATTATCGTAGCCAACAGCCATTTGAGCAATTATCTTCAGTTTAGGTGCGGCATCAAAAACTTCTGAATCAATTTTATCGGACAAAAGTGTTACCAAGGCGTCAACATCCTTAGCCTTCTCAATTATAACCTTTTTTGGTGGTGGACCGTAATCAGGCCAAACTTCAGCTTCAAAACGCTCCATAATCATCTTTAATCCGCTTTCAGGGATTTCACGGGTAATATAAACTTTAGGTTTATTCATAGATATCCCACATCTAGTAAGTCTCAGAAATATTAATTATTTTGTCGTTTTCCCTCATAAGATTGATGAAAAATCCCATATAACCTTTCATAACCGTCTTTTAACAAGATCGCTGATTAATTCTCTTTCATGTTTTACTGAAAAGAGGTTTATCCCTAGAACTATAAGGAGTCTAAATTCCTCTTTGAGAGAAATTATTTAAAAATGTAAGGCATTATTTCTTTAGGTGTCAGGATTGGTTTTACCGGCAAAGATATTTGAGATTAAAGAGGATGTCAATCTATTCTTTGTTACGCAGAAGCTTAGGTATTTTCGAGAAGAAGAATCATACGTAACCATTAATGGTGAGACAATAAAACTTGTCTCTGAGGTTTCGGATCTGAAGTTTGAGGGCGACATTATTTCAGGGATATTTAGTAGAGATTTTGTTCGGAGCAGAGTTTATAGACGTAAAATTATTGAGACACCGGTCACCGAAGAATCGCCTTTCTGGATTAAAAAGTTCAATAATAGATTCTTTTTAATAGTTTTAGCGCCATCAACGGCGCGGGGCTTAAAGAAACTGCTCACAAACTATGTTGCAAACAAATTTAGTAAGATTCTCTTTATAAAACCCAATGTAATACTTGAAGTTGAAATTCCTCATGAAAGGCTTAAAAGCCTTCATGAATCGAATCCTCAAGCAACCAAATTAATATGGTTTGATAATGTTGATATACCCGGTATTGAAAAATTATGTTTGGCTGGATCCGATCTTGCTGATACAAGTCTTTACCAAGAGTATCTTAAACACGGAAAAATATGGTATGTTGTATTCGAAGTCCAGAAAAGAGGTATTGTTGTTGGCGTAACAAGAAACTGTGTTATAACGCTCTTTAGTAAAAGTTCGGTTGAAGACTTCATAAATTATATAATGGGTGACATATTGCCATTAATAAAATAAAAATGTGTTGCTTAAGTGTTGATGGTCTGTTTCTTTTAATCTATCTTTAGCTTGATGCTTACACTAATCTTTTCTTTAAAGGCTGGCGCTTCTATTTTAACAACTTCTGAAGGATCGCTCACCGTAATCGTTTTCTCAAATCCTTCATCAGTAGATACGCTATAGTTTCCTGCTTCTAAACCCTTTAGCATTATCGTGAAGCTATTTACGCTGTAGTGCGCTTTTGACACTGCCAAGTTAATCCATTTACTCCCCTTGTTCACTTCAAGCTTGTCTATGTGCGATTTGAGAACAAAAACTTTCAAGTTTAACGGAACAATATACACTCGCACGCGAATTCCGTCAGCTGGTTCTACAATATACGTGCCATCTTTTTCTTCAACCCTACAGCCGTAACCTATTAAACCAAAATCCTTATCCTTAACCACATAACTTTTCAGTATGGAGAGCGCCGGGTAAAGACCTATGCCGTACTCATTAGACCATGCTGGGTTAAAATAGGAGCCTGGTGATCCATCTGGTGACCAATTAGGACCAGTACATGCTTCTCCGCTTGAAAGTATTTGACTGAAATATGCTAGAATTCCAGCATAACCTACTTCTAATAATAGGGGTTTTTCAGGATTCTCATCATATGCATCTAATAGGCACATTGCGTTCTGGGCTGTTGTATAAACGCCTAATGATTTTATGTCGCATCCACGCCACCACCATATGGGTTGCTGGTGTAGAGTTGCTAAGAGAACCTTAATCGCATCTTCAACCAAATCCATTTTACCCTTATATTTGCGGATAAAATATGTAAACTCGTAGCCAGTTGTGTCAAATGCGAACTCCGACCTATAAGTATATCTTGTTCCTAGGAAAAAGGCCGCGCCTGAATCAACTTTCTCAAGGAGAGCATTATACTCGTTTACTAGCCCCTCATTTTTTAAATCGTCAAGAATATTGATAAGGTTCCATTGCCCTATATGCCCTATATTCCTCCACCAGCGAGGAACAATCTCATCTGAATAAAACGCAATAGCCGTATTGTAGGCGAGAAGCAGATAATCTTTAGGCGTTTTTCTCGTTAAGCCATAAAGTTTAGCAATTTTATACATGCTATGGTATATGTTAAACACATGTGGATAATTGAATGATCTATCAACGCCTGGCTTTGGATCATCCCATATCCAACGTTTAATCGCGTATGTCTCTGGATCCTGAAGTTTACCATACAGAAAATTCCATATATAATCGTCTAGAGCTCTTATCTCATCATTATTCGGGTGGTAGACATTCTTTTCCGCCAAAAATAATGGTTCAGCAAAACCTATCTCGTCACTGCAACCATTCATCCAAGATTTTGGGGGACGAGGCCATCCTGGACCGAAATCCACGAGTGGGGGAGCTGTATCCAAAATTCTCTTATTCTCGCTATCCCACATTAGGAAGGCATACCGCCTTATATCATTTGGGTCAGTTATTCTCTGGAATGCCATTATGAAAGCCGCTCGCCTATCAATTAAGGTCTCTAGGTCTTCTATGGAGTAAAAGGGAATATTGAGCCACTCATCTCCATAAATAACTCTTAAGACGCGCTGTCCCCTCTTTTTAAATCTCAGTTTTAATATGCGTTCTCCATAACCACTTTTTATCTCGGTAATTTCAGTCCATTTATCAGATGTCACTTGACTTATGGGCTTCTTACACTTTAGGGCTACATATGTCTCAAGATTTTGGGGGACGACCATGCTTGGAGCTATTTTAATAGCAACTTTCCCTATTTCATACATCTTCTCATTTATTTCCTCATATCCGTTAACCCAGTAAAACTTGATAGTGAAAGTTTTAGTCTCCCCAGGACCTAAAATAAATGAGTGCAATCCATTAAACCATTCATTCCACTTTCTCTCACCAGCCCTAGCCTTTGAGAAGAGGAAGAGTGTTGGTGGAGGCTGCCCCATCATTCCCAGATTCCATTGCCCAGTTATGGCTTCAAAAGATGTGTTTTCACCTGGAACCATTAATAGGAATGGCGGGTTGCCATTAGGTCGTGTAAAATAAATATAGGATGTATGACCAGCAGTGAAGGGATGTATTAAGACACGATCCTCATATGAGTGCGGGCTCCTGCATTGGATATTGAATATTAGGGGGATTGAGACTTCTCCAACCTCAATACGGTAGGGAGAATGATTGATAAACGTTAGTTCCCAAACAAAACTTTTGTCTTCCGGATCTAAGCGAAACACTTCACTCAATTCATAAATATTGAATCCGCCAGCATCAGCCTCAGCGTCATAATATGAAACAGTTACTTGATTCCTATTACACTTGATTCTTATTCCCCTATCAGTAGAATGATGATAGCTTGTGTTTGCTTCCAGCCATTTCGCCTCTCTTAAATCATATTCCCTAAGGATCCTATACTTGGTATTAACGCTGCCAAGCCATGGACCTTTAGGCGGCACAACAAAACTGTTATTTTGCTCATTGCCGGCAAAGTTTGTTCCATACTTATCCTTCGGATTAATTATTTCCCTTATTACACCATAATCTTCATTCACTGTTATAATGAAGTGCTCACTCTCCATTTTCCGTAAAACCATAATGGCACCTTTTTCTAAAAGTATCTAATTTGACTATTTAAAAATTAGTGAGTTATGCCAATTCTCTCAAAATTTGGATACGTGGGAATCAAAAATTATAAAATATCCTGCAATTTATTTGTTTTAGGTGATCCATCATGGAGATTAAAGTGGTAAGCATAGATATGCCTAAAGATGTTAATGTTATTCTTGGAATGGCTCACTTTATAAAAACTGTTGAGGACTTGTATGAGGCGATGGTTAATTCTGTTCCAGGCATAAAATTTGGCTTAGCCTTCTGTGAGAGTAGTGGTGAATGCTTAGTTAGAGTTGATGGAACTGATGAGGAGCTTAAGAGGGCTGCTGCGGAAAATATGCTCAAGCTTGGTTGCGGGCACTCATTCATAATTTTTATGCGGGGAGCATACCCAATAAACGTGCTTAACGCCATAAAGAGAGTCCCGGAAGTTTGCACGATATATGCTGCGACAGCTAACCCGCTTCAAGTTATTGTTGCTGAAACTGAGCAAGGTAGGGGCATACTTGGTGTTATTGATGGATTAAAGCCTAAGGGCATTGAGGATGAAAGGGGAATTGAGTGGCGTAAAAGTCTTCTAAGAAGGTTAGGCTATAAGAGGTAGAGTGAAACTAATGATTCCAATCATCGAATTAATTGATGTTTGGAAGTCCTATAATGGGACCCAGGCACTTAGGGGATTAAACCTTGAAATTCAAAGAGGCGAAATTTTTGGACTAATAGGACCTAATGGTGCTGGGAAAACAACGACACTTAAGATAATAGTTGGACTTTTGAAGATGGATAGAGGTATAGTTAGAGTTAACGGTGTGGATATAAGCGAAGAACCGTTTGAATATAAAAAACTCATCGGATACGTGCCTGAATCACCTTCTTTACCCGATTACTTAACCGTTGAAGAGTTTCTCATATATTCTGGGAAAATTAGAAATATTCCGGGTGAACAAATTAGAGAGAAAATAAATTACTTTGTTAAATTGTTTGAGCTGGAAGAAAAGAGAAGAGTGTTGATAGTCTCTCTTTCAAGGGGTATGCGGCAGAAGGTAACAATTGCATCGGCACTTATACACGACCCTGACATACTAATTTTGGATGAGCCATTCATTGGCATAGACCCGGTGGGACAACATGTTTTAAAGGATTTGTTCATTGAGAGAATTAAAGAGGGTAAGACTATTTTTATATCGACGCATATGCTTGATACAGCCGAAAGATTATGCAATAGGGTTGCAGTGATATATGGAGG
The DNA window shown above is from Candidatus Bathyarchaeia archaeon and carries:
- a CDS encoding DUF5695 domain-containing protein, giving the protein MVLRKMESEHFIITVNEDYGVIREIINPKDKYGTNFAGNEQNNSFVVPPKGPWLGSVNTKYRILREYDLREAKWLEANTSYHHSTDRGIRIKCNRNQVTVSYYDAEADAGGFNIYELSEVFRLDPEDKSFVWELTFINHSPYRIEVGEVSIPLIFNIQCRSPHSYEDRVLIHPFTAGHTSYIYFTRPNGNPPFLLMVPGENTSFEAITGQWNLGMMGQPPPTLFLFSKARAGERKWNEWFNGLHSFILGPGETKTFTIKFYWVNGYEEINEKMYEIGKVAIKIAPSMVVPQNLETYVALKCKKPISQVTSDKWTEITEIKSGYGERILKLRFKKRGQRVLRVIYGDEWLNIPFYSIEDLETLIDRRAAFIMAFQRITDPNDIRRYAFLMWDSENKRILDTAPPLVDFGPGWPRPPKSWMNGCSDEIGFAEPLFLAEKNVYHPNNDEIRALDDYIWNFLYGKLQDPETYAIKRWIWDDPKPGVDRSFNYPHVFNIYHSMYKIAKLYGLTRKTPKDYLLLAYNTAIAFYSDEIVPRWWRNIGHIGQWNLINILDDLKNEGLVNEYNALLEKVDSGAAFFLGTRYTYRSEFAFDTTGYEFTYFIRKYKGKMDLVEDAIKVLLATLHQQPIWWWRGCDIKSLGVYTTAQNAMCLLDAYDENPEKPLLLEVGYAGILAYFSQILSSGEACTGPNWSPDGSPGSYFNPAWSNEYGIGLYPALSILKSYVVKDKDFGLIGYGCRVEEKDGTYIVEPADGIRVRVYIVPLNLKVFVLKSHIDKLEVNKGSKWINLAVSKAHYSVNSFTIMLKGLEAGNYSVSTDEGFEKTITVSDPSEVVKIEAPAFKEKISVSIKLKID
- a CDS encoding adenosine-specific kinase, which codes for MEIKVVSIDMPKDVNVILGMAHFIKTVEDLYEAMVNSVPGIKFGLAFCESSGECLVRVDGTDEELKRAAAENMLKLGCGHSFIIFMRGAYPINVLNAIKRVPEVCTIYAATANPLQVIVAETEQGRGILGVIDGLKPKGIEDERGIEWRKSLLRRLGYKR
- a CDS encoding ABC transporter ATP-binding protein; this encodes MIPIIELIDVWKSYNGTQALRGLNLEIQRGEIFGLIGPNGAGKTTTLKIIVGLLKMDRGIVRVNGVDISEEPFEYKKLIGYVPESPSLPDYLTVEEFLIYSGKIRNIPGEQIREKINYFVKLFELEEKRRVLIVSLSRGMRQKVTIASALIHDPDILILDEPFIGIDPVGQHVLKDLFIERIKEGKTIFISTHMLDTAERLCNRVAVIYGGQNVASGDLKNLQQLSKTRENATLEEVFLKLMEEAKEQIVEEPIEKRRRGIFGPLGRR